One genomic segment of Ricinus communis isolate WT05 ecotype wild-type chromosome 5, ASM1957865v1, whole genome shotgun sequence includes these proteins:
- the LOC8284198 gene encoding tRNA wybutosine-synthesizing protein 2/3/4 isoform X5 yields MEFLKRKEATLSSLKTDKSPKGTIDTPIIPLLNSLNSHHSYFTTSSCSGRISILAQPKPIPTHLTPNKKKARGGSWLFISHDPAKSDSVLSLLFPCKSVTESSDLVFRFEPLIIAVECLDIESAQFLVSLAISSGFRESGITSANKKRVIVGIRCSIRMEVPLGDTDDVLVSPEYVRFLVEIANEKMEANRNRTQGFLSALVENGFVGPTRSFSENGDLDNDGDDDIQDEDLVLERANGGAQTVFESLTGRVGVSGFTLSNGQMVISGEPLEKLFLWGHSACVLDNNKSKNILVFGGFGGMGRHARRNDTLLLDPINGTLKTIDAVGAPSPRLGHTASLVGDLLFVIGGRSGPLDILGDVWILNTASKEWRLAECTGSYFSPRHRHAAAVVGSSIYVYGGLDNETSSSSLYVLNTESLQWKEVLVGGEQPCARHSHSMVAYGSKLFMFGGYNGEKALGDLYSFDIQTHMWKKENTSGGSPHPRFSHSLFVYNHFLGLIGGCPVRQNSQELSLLNLQNCKWNHVAIDYIGKELLVRSTANVVGDELVMIGGGAACYAFGTKFSEPLKISLLPLMSLEDKTMPLQFGEKHGTDQYNGAEQSQLATSHWILQLEKKYAKLGKDMLKKFHWLDLTRKVHSQKDGLHVCFPITEKFYEVFSKRQHKCGDVAEGQNKNRGEMVLLNEVSCSTTLNLLKHYGATLLADEIVEARRTSKSPLQLMKEAVASLIKHKGLSTELLEQLPTRWERLGNIVVLPVTSFKDPSWDLIGEELWPAIARSLNSQRLARNGRVAPTGTRDSTLEMLVGDNGWVDHRENGILYSFDVTKCMFSWGNLSEKIRMAHLDCKDEVIVDLFAGIGYFVLPFLVRANAKLVYACEWNPHAVEALKRNLEANSVSDQCVVLEGDNRLIAPRGVADRVCLGLLPSSEGSWVTAVRALRSEGGVLHVHGNVKDSEEGSWTEHVMRSIDEIARSEAGHCWEVSIEHVERVKWYAPHIRHLVADVRCRQILKDNS; encoded by the exons atggagtttctaaagagaaaagaagcaactttatcttcattaaaaacAGACAAATCACCAAAAGGAACAATAGACACACCCATTATCCCACTTCTCAATTCTCTCAATTCCCATCATTCTTACTTCACTACCAGTTCTTGCTCGGGTCGAATCTCAATTCTCGCCCAACCCAAACCCATACCAACCCACCTAACACCCAATAAAAAGAAGGCACGTGGTGGGTCCTGGCTATTTATATCTCATGATCCAGCAAAATCCGACTCCgttctctctctccttttcccttgtaAGTCAGTGACTGAATCATCTGATTTGGTGTTTCGGTTCGAACCGTTGATTATCGCGGTTGAATGTTTAGACATTGAATCTGCACAGTTTTTAGTTTCTCTAGCTATATCATCTGGGTTTAGAGAATCAGGGATTACTAGTGCCAATAAGAAGAGAGTTATTGTGGGTATTAGGTGTTCCATAAGAATGGAAGTGCCACTTGGTGATACTGATGATGTTCTCGTGTCGCCTGAATATGTTAGATTTCTTGTGGAGATTGCTAATGAGAAAATGGAAGCTAATAGAAATAGAACTCAAGGTTTTTTAAGTGCTTTAGTTGAAAATGGGTTTGTAGGGCCCACCAGGTCGTTTTCGGAGAATGGTGATCTTGATAATGACGGTGATGATGATATTCAAGATGAGGACTTGGTGTTAGAGAGAGCAAATGGGGGTGCCCAAACTG TCTTTGAATCCTTGACAGGACGAGTAGGAGTATCTGGTTTCACTTTATCTAATGGTCAAATGGTAATTTCTGGTGAACCTTTGGAAAAACTTTTCCTTTGGGGTCACTCTGCTTGCGTATTGGATAATAATAAGAGCAAGAATATTCTTGTATTTGGTGGTTTTGGAGGCATGGGAAGACATGCACGGAGAAATGATACTTTGCTGCTTGATCCCATAAATGGCACGTTAAAGACAATTGATGCAGTGGGTGCACCATCTCCACGATTGGGTCATACAGCTTCTTTGGTTGGTGacttattatttgttattggAGGCAGGTCTGGTCCCTTGGACATTCTGGGTGATGTATGGATTCTAAATACTGCCAGTAAGGAATGGAGGTTAGCAGAGTGCACTGGCAGTTATTTCTCTCCTAG GCATCGGCACGCAGCTGCAGTTGTTGGCTCAAGCATATATGTATATGGTGGTCTTGACAATGAGACAAGTTCTTCATCCTTGTATGTTTTGAACACTGAAAGCCTGCAGTGGAAAGAGGTATTGGTTGGTGGGGAACAGCCATGTGCCCGTCATTCTCACTCAATGGTGGCATACGGGTCTAAGTTGTTCATGTTTGGAGGGTACAATGGAGAGAAAGCTCTGGGAGATTTATACAGTTTTGACATTCAAACACATAtgtggaaaaaagaaaatacatctGGTGGAAGCCCACATCCAAGATTCTCCCACTCATTGTTTGTCTATAATCATTTTCTCGGACTTATTGGGGGCTGTCCCGTCAGACAAAATTCCCAAGAGTTGTCATTACTCAATCTACAAAACTGTAAATGGAATCATGTGGCAATTGATTATATCGGCAAGGAATTGCTTGTACGCAGTACAGCCAATGTTGTGGGTGATGAACTTGTGATGATTGGCGGTGGGGCAGCTTGCTATGCCTTTGGAACAAAGTTCAGTGAGCCACTAAAAATCAGCTTGCTTCCATTGATGTCTTTAGAAGACAAAACTATGCCATTACAATTTGGAGAAAAACATGGGACTGATCAGTATAACGGA GCTGAGCAGAGTCAGTTGGCTACTTCGCATTGGATACTACAACTTGAAAAGAAGTATGCAAAATTAGGGAAGGACATGCTGAAGAAATTTCATTGGTTAGATCTCACGAGGAAGGTTCATTCTCAAAAGGATGGATTGCATGTTTGTTTCCCTATCACTGAAAAATTCTATGAAGTGTTCTCCAAAAGGCAGCATAAGTGTGGAGATGTAGCTGAAGGGCAGAATAAAAATAGAGGTGAAATGGTTTTATTAAATGAGGTCTCATGCTCAACAACCTTGAATCTCTTGAAGCACTATGGTGCCACTCTGCTGGCAGATGAGATTGTTGAAGCTAGAAGAACCTCTAAATCACCATTGCAGTTGATGAAAGAAGCGGTAGCCTCTTTGATCAAACATAAAGGCCTATCAACAGAATTATTAGAGCAGCTACCAACTAG GTGGGAGCGCCTCGGGAATATTGTTGTACTTCCAGTAACATCGTTCAAGGATCCATCTTGGGACTTAATTGGGGAGGAGCTCTGGCCTGCTATTGCTAGATCCCTTAACTCTCAGCGTCTAGCTCGGAAT GGCCGAGTTGCACCAACTGGAACAAGGGATAGTACTTTAGAGATGCTGGTGGGAGATAATGGCTGGGTTGATCACCGAGAAAATGGGATTCTCTATTCTTTTGATGTTACCAAGTGCATGTTTTCCTGGGGTAATCTTTCTGAGAAGATTCGCATGGCCCATTTGGACTGTAAAGATGAGGTTATAGTGGATTTATTTGCTGGAATTGGATATTTTGTACTGCCATTTCTTGTTAG GGCCAATGCGAAACTGGTTTATGCTTGTGAATGGAATCCCCATGCTGTTGAGGCTCTCAAACGCAATCTTGAAGCAAATTCTGTTTCTGATCAGTGTGTTGTACTTGAAGGCGATAATCGATTGATTGCTCCTAGA GGAGTTGCTGATCGGGTTTGTCTTGGTCTTCTTCCATCAAGTGAGGGCAGTTGGGTAACTGCTGTTAGAGCGTTAAG GAGTGAGGGGGGGGTGCTGCATGTGCATGGGAATGTGAAGGACTCAGAGGAGGGCTCATGGACTGAACATGTTATGAGATCAATAGATGAAATTGCAAGATCAGAAG CAGGTCATTGTTGGGAGGTCTCGATAGAACATGTGGAGAGGGTAAAATGGTATGCCCCACATATACGCCACCTTGTAGCAGACGTTAGGTGCAGACAGATTCTAAAAGATAACAGTTGA
- the LOC8284198 gene encoding tRNA wybutosine-synthesizing protein 2/3/4 isoform X1, giving the protein MEFLKRKEATLSSLKTDKSPKGTIDTPIIPLLNSLNSHHSYFTTSSCSGRISILAQPKPIPTHLTPNKKKARGGSWLFISHDPAKSDSVLSLLFPCKSVTESSDLVFRFEPLIIAVECLDIESAQFLVSLAISSGFRESGITSANKKRVIVGIRCSIRMEVPLGDTDDVLVSPEYVRFLVEIANEKMEANRNRTQGFLSALVENGFVGPTRSFSENGDLDNDGDDDIQDEDLVLERANGGAQTVFESLTGRVGVSGFTLSNGQMVISGEPLEKLFLWGHSACVLDNNKSKNILVFGGFGGMGRHARRNDTLLLDPINGTLKTIDAVGAPSPRLGHTASLVGDLLFVIGGRSGPLDILGDVWILNTASKEWRLAECTGSYFSPRHRHAAAVVGSSIYVYGGLDNETSSSSLYVLNTESLQWKEVLVGGEQPCARHSHSMVAYGSKLFMFGGYNGEKALGDLYSFDIQTHMWKKENTSGGSPHPRFSHSLFVYNHFLGLIGGCPVRQNSQELSLLNLQNCKWNHVAIDYIGKELLVRSTANVVGDELVMIGGGAACYAFGTKFSEPLKISLLPLMSLEDKTMPLQFGEKHGTDQYNGVSGENNDNIRGSQVGNAEPATYNYSFNLQAEQSQLATSHWILQLEKKYAKLGKDMLKKFHWLDLTRKVHSQKDGLHVCFPITEKFYEVFSKRQHKCGDVAEGQNKNRGEMVLLNEVSCSTTLNLLKHYGATLLADEIVEARRTSKSPLQLMKEAVASLIKHKGLSTELLEQLPTRWERLGNIVVLPVTSFKDPSWDLIGEELWPAIARSLNSQRLARNGRVAPTGTRDSTLEMLVGDNGWVDHRENGILYSFDVTKCMFSWGNLSEKIRMAHLDCKDEVIVDLFAGIGYFVLPFLVRANAKLVYACEWNPHAVEALKRNLEANSVSDQCVVLEGDNRLIAPRGVADRVCLGLLPSSEGSWVTAVRALRSEGGVLHVHGNVKDSEEGSWTEHVMRSIDEIARSEAGHCWEVSIEHVERVKWYAPHIRHLVADVRCRQILKDNS; this is encoded by the exons atggagtttctaaagagaaaagaagcaactttatcttcattaaaaacAGACAAATCACCAAAAGGAACAATAGACACACCCATTATCCCACTTCTCAATTCTCTCAATTCCCATCATTCTTACTTCACTACCAGTTCTTGCTCGGGTCGAATCTCAATTCTCGCCCAACCCAAACCCATACCAACCCACCTAACACCCAATAAAAAGAAGGCACGTGGTGGGTCCTGGCTATTTATATCTCATGATCCAGCAAAATCCGACTCCgttctctctctccttttcccttgtaAGTCAGTGACTGAATCATCTGATTTGGTGTTTCGGTTCGAACCGTTGATTATCGCGGTTGAATGTTTAGACATTGAATCTGCACAGTTTTTAGTTTCTCTAGCTATATCATCTGGGTTTAGAGAATCAGGGATTACTAGTGCCAATAAGAAGAGAGTTATTGTGGGTATTAGGTGTTCCATAAGAATGGAAGTGCCACTTGGTGATACTGATGATGTTCTCGTGTCGCCTGAATATGTTAGATTTCTTGTGGAGATTGCTAATGAGAAAATGGAAGCTAATAGAAATAGAACTCAAGGTTTTTTAAGTGCTTTAGTTGAAAATGGGTTTGTAGGGCCCACCAGGTCGTTTTCGGAGAATGGTGATCTTGATAATGACGGTGATGATGATATTCAAGATGAGGACTTGGTGTTAGAGAGAGCAAATGGGGGTGCCCAAACTG TCTTTGAATCCTTGACAGGACGAGTAGGAGTATCTGGTTTCACTTTATCTAATGGTCAAATGGTAATTTCTGGTGAACCTTTGGAAAAACTTTTCCTTTGGGGTCACTCTGCTTGCGTATTGGATAATAATAAGAGCAAGAATATTCTTGTATTTGGTGGTTTTGGAGGCATGGGAAGACATGCACGGAGAAATGATACTTTGCTGCTTGATCCCATAAATGGCACGTTAAAGACAATTGATGCAGTGGGTGCACCATCTCCACGATTGGGTCATACAGCTTCTTTGGTTGGTGacttattatttgttattggAGGCAGGTCTGGTCCCTTGGACATTCTGGGTGATGTATGGATTCTAAATACTGCCAGTAAGGAATGGAGGTTAGCAGAGTGCACTGGCAGTTATTTCTCTCCTAG GCATCGGCACGCAGCTGCAGTTGTTGGCTCAAGCATATATGTATATGGTGGTCTTGACAATGAGACAAGTTCTTCATCCTTGTATGTTTTGAACACTGAAAGCCTGCAGTGGAAAGAGGTATTGGTTGGTGGGGAACAGCCATGTGCCCGTCATTCTCACTCAATGGTGGCATACGGGTCTAAGTTGTTCATGTTTGGAGGGTACAATGGAGAGAAAGCTCTGGGAGATTTATACAGTTTTGACATTCAAACACATAtgtggaaaaaagaaaatacatctGGTGGAAGCCCACATCCAAGATTCTCCCACTCATTGTTTGTCTATAATCATTTTCTCGGACTTATTGGGGGCTGTCCCGTCAGACAAAATTCCCAAGAGTTGTCATTACTCAATCTACAAAACTGTAAATGGAATCATGTGGCAATTGATTATATCGGCAAGGAATTGCTTGTACGCAGTACAGCCAATGTTGTGGGTGATGAACTTGTGATGATTGGCGGTGGGGCAGCTTGCTATGCCTTTGGAACAAAGTTCAGTGAGCCACTAAAAATCAGCTTGCTTCCATTGATGTCTTTAGAAGACAAAACTATGCCATTACAATTTGGAGAAAAACATGGGACTGATCAGTATAACGGAGTAAGtggagaaaataatgataacaTTCGAGGTTCCCAAGTTGGAAATGCTGAACCTGCAACTTATAATTATAGCTTTAATTTGCAGGCTGAGCAGAGTCAGTTGGCTACTTCGCATTGGATACTACAACTTGAAAAGAAGTATGCAAAATTAGGGAAGGACATGCTGAAGAAATTTCATTGGTTAGATCTCACGAGGAAGGTTCATTCTCAAAAGGATGGATTGCATGTTTGTTTCCCTATCACTGAAAAATTCTATGAAGTGTTCTCCAAAAGGCAGCATAAGTGTGGAGATGTAGCTGAAGGGCAGAATAAAAATAGAGGTGAAATGGTTTTATTAAATGAGGTCTCATGCTCAACAACCTTGAATCTCTTGAAGCACTATGGTGCCACTCTGCTGGCAGATGAGATTGTTGAAGCTAGAAGAACCTCTAAATCACCATTGCAGTTGATGAAAGAAGCGGTAGCCTCTTTGATCAAACATAAAGGCCTATCAACAGAATTATTAGAGCAGCTACCAACTAG GTGGGAGCGCCTCGGGAATATTGTTGTACTTCCAGTAACATCGTTCAAGGATCCATCTTGGGACTTAATTGGGGAGGAGCTCTGGCCTGCTATTGCTAGATCCCTTAACTCTCAGCGTCTAGCTCGGAAT GGCCGAGTTGCACCAACTGGAACAAGGGATAGTACTTTAGAGATGCTGGTGGGAGATAATGGCTGGGTTGATCACCGAGAAAATGGGATTCTCTATTCTTTTGATGTTACCAAGTGCATGTTTTCCTGGGGTAATCTTTCTGAGAAGATTCGCATGGCCCATTTGGACTGTAAAGATGAGGTTATAGTGGATTTATTTGCTGGAATTGGATATTTTGTACTGCCATTTCTTGTTAG GGCCAATGCGAAACTGGTTTATGCTTGTGAATGGAATCCCCATGCTGTTGAGGCTCTCAAACGCAATCTTGAAGCAAATTCTGTTTCTGATCAGTGTGTTGTACTTGAAGGCGATAATCGATTGATTGCTCCTAGA GGAGTTGCTGATCGGGTTTGTCTTGGTCTTCTTCCATCAAGTGAGGGCAGTTGGGTAACTGCTGTTAGAGCGTTAAG GAGTGAGGGGGGGGTGCTGCATGTGCATGGGAATGTGAAGGACTCAGAGGAGGGCTCATGGACTGAACATGTTATGAGATCAATAGATGAAATTGCAAGATCAGAAG CAGGTCATTGTTGGGAGGTCTCGATAGAACATGTGGAGAGGGTAAAATGGTATGCCCCACATATACGCCACCTTGTAGCAGACGTTAGGTGCAGACAGATTCTAAAAGATAACAGTTGA